In Alkalihalobacillus sp. FSL W8-0930, a single window of DNA contains:
- a CDS encoding Replication termination protein, with protein MNSKRVSTGFLIKQRLFLKAYLISFIEDGRPYGTQMLEELKEQYKPYGFSPNHAELYRALYELIEEGVLRSTKRKLREDSFQEVNVYYFRDSAKAHRIKQEALDEMVRSHAILEKAINDLRVETE; from the coding sequence ATGAATTCTAAAAGAGTGTCAACTGGCTTTTTAATTAAGCAACGATTATTTTTAAAAGCGTATCTAATATCTTTTATAGAAGATGGCAGACCATATGGAACCCAAATGCTAGAGGAATTAAAAGAACAATATAAGCCTTATGGATTTTCCCCAAATCACGCAGAGTTATATCGAGCTCTCTATGAATTGATAGAAGAAGGTGTACTGCGCTCTACTAAGCGAAAATTGCGCGAGGACTCTTTCCAAGAGGTAAACGTTTATTACTTTCGAGATAGCGCTAAAGCTCATAGAATCAAACAAGAAGCATTAGATGAAATGGTTAGGTCTCATGCTATTCTTGAGAAGGCTATAAATGACCTTAGAGTGGAAACAGAATAA
- a CDS encoding ATP-binding cassette domain-containing protein, with translation MNDVGHSKLAIEAKGLIKVFGDHRAVDGVDLSIKKGTVYGFLGPNGAGKTTTIRMLSTLLPLDGGEAKIFGYNLASDSAEVRSRISLTGQYASIDEDLTGIENLVLIARLMGFSRKQAKQRATELLHAFSLEVAAKRQVKKYSGGMRRRIDIAASIVVTPELLFLDEPTTGLDPRSRNQVWDIVRALVKAGTTVLLTTQYLEEADQLADRIAVINQGKIIAEGTSDELKASVGSGTFQVRLSGSEESTRAVSLLETIIEGPIHIGSDSTTLSCQVSHSSIVMKALHTLDEAGISLVDFSLGQPSLDEVFLTLTGQITSSEEGESIEP, from the coding sequence TTGAATGATGTAGGACACTCAAAATTGGCGATTGAGGCAAAAGGATTAATAAAAGTTTTTGGAGATCACCGCGCAGTAGATGGCGTTGATTTATCAATCAAAAAGGGAACGGTTTACGGCTTTTTAGGTCCCAATGGTGCAGGGAAAACAACAACCATTCGAATGTTATCAACGTTATTACCTTTAGACGGTGGTGAGGCGAAGATATTTGGCTACAATTTAGCTTCAGATTCTGCAGAAGTACGAAGTCGAATCAGCCTAACGGGTCAATATGCTTCCATTGATGAAGACTTAACAGGAATAGAGAATTTAGTACTCATTGCTCGCTTAATGGGATTTTCACGTAAGCAAGCGAAACAACGTGCGACAGAGTTATTGCATGCCTTTAGCCTTGAAGTTGCAGCTAAAAGACAAGTGAAAAAGTATTCGGGTGGTATGAGACGACGAATAGATATCGCTGCAAGCATCGTAGTAACACCAGAACTCCTTTTTCTTGATGAACCAACAACAGGACTTGATCCAAGAAGTCGCAATCAAGTCTGGGACATTGTTCGTGCGTTGGTAAAAGCCGGTACAACGGTTCTATTGACTACTCAATACTTAGAAGAAGCCGATCAGCTTGCAGATCGAATTGCAGTGATAAATCAAGGGAAGATTATTGCAGAGGGAACAAGTGATGAACTAAAAGCATCTGTCGGATCAGGAACCTTCCAAGTACGTTTATCAGGCAGTGAAGAGAGCACGAGGGCGGTATCCTTGTTAGAGACCATCATTGAAGGGCCGATACATATCGGATCAGATTCCACCACGCTTTCTTGTCAGGTTTCTCACTCATCCATTGTCATGAAGGCTCTTCATACACTCGATGAAGCAGGCATATCTCTAGTCGATTTCTCTCTAGGTCAGCCAAGTCTGGATGAGGTTTTTCTTACATTAACAGGCCAAATTACTTCTTCAGAGGAGGGTGAAAGTATTGAGCCATAA
- a CDS encoding ABC transporter permease — protein MSHKTDVDQKLQDAIASSVRPPHPSPLSSSLTFSSRALLRIKHVPEQMFDVTVFPIIFLLMFTYLFGGAIAGSTGEYLQFLLPGILVMTVAQITMYTGVDLNNDIRKGVFDRFRTLPIWLPSALVGALLVDAVRYLIASTIMILLGLLLGFRPEGGLIGVFASLGFILIFCFSLSWIWTTLGIIMRSEKSLMMVSMTVLFPLTFVSNVFVDPETLPNWLQGFVDVNPISLLVDAVRGCMYGTITASEVGWVLLASAIILVIFAPLTMYLYKNKK, from the coding sequence TTGAGCCATAAAACTGATGTAGATCAAAAACTCCAGGATGCGATTGCATCAAGTGTCAGACCGCCACATCCAAGTCCACTTTCATCTTCTTTAACCTTTTCTTCCAGAGCATTATTAAGGATCAAGCACGTACCAGAACAAATGTTTGATGTGACGGTATTTCCGATCATTTTCCTTTTAATGTTTACTTACTTGTTTGGAGGGGCGATTGCAGGGTCAACTGGTGAGTACTTACAATTCCTGTTACCAGGGATACTCGTAATGACCGTTGCTCAAATTACGATGTATACAGGTGTTGATTTAAACAATGACATTCGTAAAGGTGTATTTGACCGCTTTAGAACCTTACCGATCTGGCTGCCTTCAGCTTTAGTTGGAGCTTTACTAGTAGATGCTGTTCGATATTTAATCGCTTCAACGATTATGATCCTATTAGGATTACTGCTTGGATTTAGACCTGAGGGAGGACTTATAGGTGTGTTCGCCTCACTTGGATTCATTCTTATTTTTTGCTTTAGTCTTTCTTGGATCTGGACAACGCTTGGAATTATTATGCGTTCAGAGAAATCTCTGATGATGGTCAGTATGACTGTATTGTTTCCATTAACATTTGTTAGTAATGTGTTTGTTGATCCCGAAACGCTCCCAAATTGGCTCCAGGGCTTTGTTGATGTGAATCCTATCTCTTTATTAGTGGATGCTGTAAGAGGGTGCATGTACGGAACGATCACGGCTTCTGAAGTTGGGTGGGTGTTGCTAGCTTCGGCGATCATTTTAGTGATCTTTGCACCACTAACCATGTATTTATATAAAAACAAAAAATAG
- a CDS encoding DUF6612 family protein → MNKEAISTCIMIMCMCILLSCVNKDYPTEEVKETNQFTVEDVIQELEEELNGLQSISIEATHNQIIKKGDNQEDKIIQNRLAQYNDSPFVMYQQIDTTHSSANNGDKQTQVAQYITDDLAYVFNYQSEVWMNVPIELREDLHLHQDPKAELQQYLTIADEYSQNMTLKESEDEYELWFKGEGMEARSAVIQSLELSSLINEQQSNDLVNHMEIKDLQFIVSVVKETNSINQLDVNIQLAMKHNGERIDMELETTLTVHDFNKTELDGIPDDITEGAEEYKMELGNIE, encoded by the coding sequence ATGAATAAAGAAGCGATATCTACATGTATCATGATAATGTGCATGTGTATTCTACTATCTTGTGTGAATAAGGATTATCCTACAGAGGAAGTCAAAGAGACAAACCAATTTACAGTAGAAGATGTGATTCAAGAATTAGAAGAAGAACTAAATGGGCTGCAAAGTATAAGTATTGAGGCTACTCATAATCAAATCATAAAAAAGGGCGATAACCAAGAGGATAAAATTATACAAAATCGTTTAGCACAATATAATGATTCACCATTTGTTATGTACCAACAAATTGATACAACACACTCATCGGCCAATAATGGTGACAAACAAACTCAAGTTGCTCAATATATAACAGATGATTTAGCATACGTCTTTAATTATCAATCAGAGGTATGGATGAACGTGCCAATTGAACTGCGTGAAGATCTACATTTGCATCAGGATCCGAAAGCGGAGCTGCAGCAATATCTCACGATCGCAGACGAATATAGTCAAAATATGACGTTGAAGGAATCAGAAGATGAGTATGAGCTATGGTTTAAAGGAGAAGGGATGGAGGCAAGATCTGCAGTCATTCAATCCTTGGAATTAAGTAGTCTCATAAATGAACAACAATCCAATGATTTAGTCAATCACATGGAAATTAAGGATTTACAATTTATTGTCAGTGTTGTGAAAGAAACAAATAGTATAAATCAATTAGATGTGAACATCCAGCTTGCTATGAAGCATAACGGAGAGCGAATTGATATGGAGCTTGAAACAACTTTAACTGTGCATGACTTTAATAAAACAGAATTGGATGGTATCCCTGATGATATTACAGAAGGTGCCGAAGAATATAAAATGGAACTTGGAAACATTGAATAA
- a CDS encoding extracellular solute-binding protein, which produces MRLKWPLSAAVVLVLTAGCSENESTIETEEAAGEITVWAWNLEADYLIDLVPEFEDLYPDIKVNILKLSGDQVYQRLTTGLAAGVESQLPDLVQVENQRIDLYMDNFQESFVNLSDMGFDEHRDKFVEGKISPLINDEGGVMAFPRDTGPMAVFYRADLFEDAGIDANDIVTWDDYIEAGEQMLERTGTLMTGIQLTGDTQFYRAMLQQQDLFYFDLDGRITANTYAALNAMEKLKEMDEAGLFLYASNGEEVNAAIKNDAVATVISGSWQKGIIEDQMPEQEGLWRVMKLPAFEEGGLTAANDGGSNLAITSVSSNKEAAYLFGEFASVNVDNQVHGALSYGAYPALIEAIDRPEFKEGDAFFGDQEVFTLFGEEAIDLPVVNFTDDYLRAQNTFNDAIGRVILQDVPIDEALETAANRLEAATGREVSDE; this is translated from the coding sequence ATGCGTCTTAAATGGCCTTTAAGTGCAGCGGTAGTCTTAGTTCTAACTGCAGGTTGTAGCGAAAATGAAAGTACAATTGAAACAGAGGAGGCAGCTGGTGAAATTACGGTTTGGGCTTGGAATTTAGAAGCCGATTATTTAATTGATCTTGTGCCAGAATTTGAAGATTTGTATCCCGACATTAAAGTAAATATTTTAAAGTTAAGTGGGGATCAGGTGTATCAACGCTTAACTACCGGTCTAGCAGCAGGAGTAGAAAGTCAGCTACCTGACCTTGTTCAGGTAGAGAATCAACGAATTGATTTATATATGGATAATTTTCAAGAGAGCTTCGTTAACCTATCAGATATGGGTTTTGATGAGCACCGTGATAAGTTCGTAGAAGGAAAGATCTCACCTCTTATTAATGACGAGGGCGGCGTTATGGCTTTCCCGAGAGACACGGGACCCATGGCGGTGTTTTACCGAGCAGATTTATTTGAAGACGCTGGAATCGATGCCAATGACATTGTTACCTGGGATGATTACATTGAAGCAGGTGAACAAATGTTAGAACGGACTGGTACATTGATGACAGGGATTCAACTAACTGGCGATACCCAATTTTATCGAGCGATGCTTCAACAACAAGACTTGTTTTATTTTGATCTAGATGGGCGGATCACAGCCAATACATATGCAGCCCTTAATGCAATGGAGAAATTAAAAGAAATGGATGAAGCAGGCTTATTCTTATACGCTTCAAATGGAGAAGAAGTGAATGCAGCTATTAAGAATGATGCTGTAGCTACAGTGATTAGTGGTTCATGGCAAAAAGGAATTATAGAAGATCAAATGCCTGAGCAAGAAGGGTTATGGAGAGTGATGAAGCTACCTGCTTTTGAGGAGGGAGGCTTAACTGCCGCAAACGACGGTGGCTCAAACCTTGCGATTACTTCCGTTTCATCAAACAAGGAAGCAGCGTATCTCTTTGGTGAATTCGCATCAGTTAATGTAGATAATCAAGTTCATGGTGCCTTATCGTACGGAGCGTATCCTGCATTAATCGAAGCGATCGATCGACCAGAATTTAAAGAGGGTGATGCCTTTTTTGGCGATCAGGAAGTGTTTACTCTGTTTGGTGAAGAAGCAATAGACCTGCCTGTTGTTAACTTTACAGATGATTACCTACGCGCACAAAATACGTTTAATGATGCGATTGGACGAGTGATCTTACAGGATGTCCCGATAGATGAAGCGCTTGAAACGGCGGCAAATCGATTGGAAGCGGCAACCGGACGGGAGGTAAGCGATGAGTAA
- a CDS encoding carbohydrate ABC transporter permease, translating into MTVTFTIVAGLFSAAAGYAFAKYEFKGRKTLFAMLLVSMMIPYQALIIPQFELFANIGILNSYSAIILPQLAYPFAIFLMRQSMKSIPDSLLESARIDGCGEYRIFFQISLPMMLPAIGAVSIFLFTHQWNNFLWPLVAIVTEDMYTLPIVLSILAGQDNLDYGQLMLAAAISVLPIFIMFLFLQRYFIAGIASGAVKE; encoded by the coding sequence ATTACAGTAACATTTACTATTGTTGCTGGTCTGTTCAGCGCTGCGGCTGGATATGCCTTTGCAAAGTACGAATTTAAGGGGCGTAAAACATTATTTGCGATGCTGCTTGTGTCTATGATGATTCCATATCAGGCGTTAATCATTCCACAGTTTGAATTGTTCGCAAACATCGGAATCTTAAATTCATATAGTGCGATTATCTTGCCGCAGCTTGCCTATCCATTTGCTATCTTCTTAATGAGGCAGAGCATGAAGTCAATCCCAGATTCATTACTTGAATCTGCTCGAATTGATGGATGCGGGGAATACCGGATCTTTTTTCAAATTTCGCTGCCTATGATGCTGCCTGCTATCGGGGCTGTGTCAATCTTCCTTTTCACACATCAGTGGAATAATTTCTTATGGCCACTCGTTGCGATCGTAACAGAGGATATGTACACCTTACCGATCGTTTTATCCATCCTTGCTGGTCAAGATAATCTTGATTACGGACAACTGATGCTCGCAGCAGCGATTTCTGTACTCCCAATCTTTATTATGTTTTTATTCTTGCAACGATACTTTATCGCAGGAATTGCAAGTGGTGCTGTAAAAGAATAG
- the trpS gene encoding tryptophan--tRNA ligase — protein MKERLLSGDRVTGKLHLGHYVGSLKNRVELQGTYDSLFMLADVQALTTHYKHPETLKKHVEQVTLDYLSAGIDPNRSTIFIQSLVPEIAELTAYFSMFVTVQSLKHNPTIKAEAKDKGYRDLYYGFLGYPISQTADIAFCKATVVPVGEDQLPHMEQTRKIMRRFNQLYAPVFTEPKAIVGDCARLIGLDGDSKMSKSKGNTINLDSSKQEVYDQIKKARTDPARVRKSDLGHPDICPIYTYHTVFRKDESDVIYEGCQKGQLGCVECKATISANIHALLEPMHERRAMYLQKPNDVKEIVQAGTKRAQLLAKGTMNEVREAMMLHYF, from the coding sequence ATGAAGGAACGTTTATTGTCAGGAGATCGTGTCACTGGTAAGCTGCATCTTGGACATTATGTGGGAAGTTTAAAGAACCGTGTGGAGCTTCAAGGAACCTATGACTCCTTATTTATGCTTGCTGATGTTCAAGCACTAACTACTCATTACAAACATCCTGAAACCTTAAAAAAACACGTGGAACAAGTCACGCTAGACTATTTATCAGCAGGTATTGATCCAAACCGGTCTACTATTTTTATTCAATCACTTGTACCAGAAATTGCGGAACTAACAGCTTATTTCTCGATGTTTGTAACGGTTCAATCATTAAAACATAACCCAACCATAAAAGCTGAAGCCAAGGATAAAGGGTACAGAGACTTATATTACGGGTTTCTAGGTTATCCTATTAGTCAAACGGCTGATATAGCATTTTGTAAAGCTACAGTTGTGCCAGTAGGAGAAGATCAACTCCCGCATATGGAACAAACACGAAAAATCATGAGACGTTTTAATCAGCTTTATGCACCAGTCTTTACTGAACCTAAAGCAATTGTTGGGGATTGTGCAAGATTGATCGGACTCGATGGTGATAGTAAGATGAGCAAGAGTAAAGGAAACACAATTAATTTGGATTCATCCAAGCAAGAAGTGTATGATCAAATAAAAAAAGCACGGACGGATCCTGCCCGAGTCCGTAAATCTGATCTAGGACATCCAGACATTTGTCCAATCTATACTTATCATACTGTTTTTCGAAAAGATGAGTCAGATGTCATTTATGAAGGGTGTCAAAAAGGTCAGCTAGGTTGCGTTGAGTGTAAAGCGACGATTTCAGCAAATATTCATGCATTGCTTGAACCAATGCACGAACGAAGAGCCATGTATTTACAAAAACCTAACGATGTAAAAGAGATTGTGCAGGCAGGAACAAAGCGAGCACAATTACTTGCTAAAGGAACGATGAATGAAGTACGTGAAGCAATGATGTTACATTATTTTTAA
- a CDS encoding YebC/PmpR family DNA-binding transcriptional regulator, translated as MGRKWNNIKEKKASKDANTSRIYAKFGREIYVAAKQGEPDPESNQALKVVLERAKTYNVPKAIIDRAIEKAKGGSDENYDELRYEGFGPNGSMIIVDTLTNNVNRTASDVRAAFGKNGGNMGVSGSVAYMFDAASVIGVEGKTEDDVLELMMEEDVDVKDIVAEDETVIVYAEPEQFHAVQEVFKNAGVSEFSVAELTMLAQNDVAIPDESKDQFEKLIDALEDLEDVQQVYHNVDLSE; from the coding sequence ATGGGACGCAAATGGAATAATATAAAAGAGAAAAAAGCTTCAAAGGATGCAAATACAAGTCGAATTTACGCTAAGTTTGGTCGAGAAATTTATGTAGCTGCCAAACAAGGGGAACCCGATCCAGAATCAAACCAAGCCTTAAAGGTCGTTTTAGAGCGTGCGAAAACATATAACGTACCAAAAGCAATTATTGATCGTGCAATTGAAAAAGCAAAAGGCGGTTCAGATGAGAATTATGATGAACTTCGTTATGAAGGGTTTGGGCCAAATGGTTCAATGATCATTGTAGATACATTAACAAACAATGTGAATCGTACAGCATCTGATGTTCGTGCGGCTTTTGGTAAAAACGGTGGGAACATGGGTGTGAGTGGTTCTGTAGCTTACATGTTTGACGCCGCATCGGTAATCGGTGTTGAAGGTAAAACCGAGGATGACGTGCTTGAGCTAATGATGGAAGAAGATGTTGATGTAAAAGACATCGTAGCCGAGGATGAGACGGTGATCGTTTATGCAGAACCAGAACAATTTCACGCCGTACAAGAAGTCTTTAAAAACGCAGGAGTTAGCGAATTCTCTGTAGCTGAGTTAACGATGCTTGCACAAAACGATGTGGCTATCCCAGACGAATCAAAAGATCAATTTGAGAAACTAATCGATGCGCTTGAAGACCTAGAAGATGTTCAGCAAGTGTACCATAATGTTGATTTAAGCGAATAA
- the katG gene encoding catalase/peroxidase HPI — protein sequence MSRNNIISRANHGPDESGGKCPFLHGSTTSAQSSGTTNKDWWPNQLNLNILHQHDRKSNPFGDEFDYAAEFESLDYTALKKDLEALMTDSQDFWPADYGHYGPLFIRMAWHAAGTYRTGDGRGGGNTGNQRFAPLNSWADNANVDKARRLLWPIKQKYGNKISWADLLLLTGNVAIESMGGKTFGFGGGREDIWQPEEDVYWGNETEMLGDNRYTGDRQLEDPLAAVQMGLIYVNPEGPNGKPDPVGSGRDIRETFARMGMNDEETVALIAGGHTFGKAHGAGDAKQVGPEPEAAPLEAQGLGWVSSHNSGKGRDTITSGIEGAWTANPTQWDNGFFDLLFGYEWELTKSPAGAYQWVAVDQDEGHLAPDAEDSSIRVKTIMTTADMALRMDSAYEKIARHFHQNPDEFANAFARAWFKLLHRDMGPSSRYLGPEVPQEELIWQDPVPSVDYVLTEDEISSLKETILQSGLSVSELVSTAWASAATFRQSDNRGGANGARIRLEPQKNWEVNEPEQLEKVLQVLEKIKADLETDISLADLIVLGGTAAIEKAAQDAGFSVNVPFAPGRGDATDEQTDADSFDVLEPFADGFRNYQKNQYSVTAEELLVDKAQLLGLTAPEMTVLVGGLRVLGANHGGSDKGVFTDQVGVLSNDFFVHLLDNHVAWKPVDESTYEGYDLKSKQVVRRASRVDLVFGSNSVLRAISEVYAQDDNKGKFVNDFVKAWVKVMNADRFDLSSKKTQLT from the coding sequence ATGAGCCGTAATAACATTATTTCACGCGCAAATCATGGTCCGGATGAGTCTGGTGGGAAATGTCCTTTTTTACACGGAAGTACAACAAGTGCACAGTCTAGTGGTACAACAAATAAGGATTGGTGGCCGAATCAACTTAATTTGAACATCCTCCATCAGCATGATCGTAAATCTAACCCATTTGGTGATGAGTTTGATTACGCCGCTGAATTTGAATCGTTAGATTACACTGCATTAAAAAAAGATCTTGAAGCTCTCATGACAGATAGTCAAGACTTTTGGCCAGCTGATTATGGTCATTACGGTCCCCTTTTCATTCGGATGGCATGGCATGCTGCAGGTACATATCGTACAGGTGATGGCCGCGGTGGTGGGAATACAGGTAACCAGCGCTTTGCCCCTCTTAACAGCTGGGCGGATAATGCAAACGTAGATAAAGCACGTCGCCTTCTCTGGCCAATTAAACAAAAGTATGGAAACAAAATCTCATGGGCTGACCTCCTTCTTCTGACTGGGAATGTAGCCATTGAATCAATGGGTGGAAAAACGTTTGGGTTTGGTGGCGGACGTGAAGATATTTGGCAACCAGAAGAAGATGTCTACTGGGGAAATGAAACAGAAATGCTTGGTGACAATCGTTACACAGGAGATCGCCAGTTAGAAGATCCCCTTGCTGCTGTGCAGATGGGGCTAATCTATGTGAATCCCGAAGGACCAAACGGAAAGCCAGATCCAGTTGGTAGTGGTCGAGATATACGCGAAACGTTTGCTCGTATGGGAATGAATGACGAGGAAACAGTGGCTCTTATCGCAGGCGGACATACGTTCGGCAAGGCGCATGGTGCCGGAGATGCCAAACAAGTGGGACCTGAACCAGAAGCTGCACCACTAGAAGCGCAAGGTTTAGGTTGGGTTAGCTCTCATAACAGTGGTAAGGGTCGTGACACGATTACAAGTGGGATTGAAGGTGCATGGACCGCCAACCCTACACAGTGGGACAATGGATTCTTTGATTTGCTATTTGGTTATGAGTGGGAATTAACAAAAAGTCCAGCTGGTGCTTATCAATGGGTTGCGGTTGACCAGGACGAGGGTCATCTTGCTCCTGATGCAGAAGATTCATCTATCCGAGTTAAAACGATCATGACGACGGCTGACATGGCGCTACGAATGGATTCGGCATATGAAAAAATTGCACGTCACTTCCATCAAAATCCTGATGAGTTTGCAAATGCGTTTGCTCGTGCCTGGTTTAAGCTTCTCCATCGTGATATGGGACCAAGCTCTCGTTATCTAGGTCCTGAAGTACCCCAAGAAGAACTTATTTGGCAGGATCCCGTGCCGTCTGTTGATTATGTGTTAACTGAGGATGAAATTTCTTCTTTAAAAGAGACTATTTTGCAATCAGGTTTATCGGTAAGTGAACTCGTTTCTACTGCCTGGGCATCAGCTGCGACATTCCGCCAATCTGATAACCGTGGTGGTGCAAATGGCGCCCGTATTCGTCTTGAGCCGCAAAAGAATTGGGAAGTAAATGAACCGGAACAGCTTGAAAAAGTGCTTCAAGTGCTTGAAAAGATTAAAGCTGATCTTGAAACAGACATTAGTTTGGCAGATCTAATCGTGTTAGGTGGAACGGCTGCAATCGAAAAAGCTGCACAGGATGCCGGCTTTAGTGTGAATGTACCTTTTGCCCCGGGTCGTGGAGATGCCACTGACGAACAAACAGATGCAGATAGCTTTGATGTATTAGAGCCTTTTGCAGACGGGTTCCGTAACTACCAAAAGAATCAGTATAGTGTTACTGCTGAAGAACTGCTAGTTGATAAAGCTCAGCTTCTCGGTTTAACCGCACCTGAAATGACCGTTCTTGTTGGCGGATTACGAGTACTTGGAGCAAATCATGGTGGTTCGGATAAAGGCGTCTTTACCGATCAGGTGGGAGTGCTCTCCAATGATTTCTTTGTTCACTTGTTAGATAATCATGTAGCATGGAAGCCAGTTGATGAAAGTACGTATGAAGGATATGACCTTAAGTCAAAACAAGTTGTTCGTAGAGCATCCCGTGTTGACCTTGTATTTGGTTCAAATTCTGTGTTACGTGCCATCTCAGAAGTGTACGCACAGGACGATAACAAAGGAAAGTTTGTGAACGACTTTGTTAAAGCTTGGGTTAAAGTAATGAATGCAGATCGCTTTGACCTTTCGTCAAAGAAAACGCAGCTTACGTAA
- a CDS encoding sugar ABC transporter permease, translated as MSNTVTPKTKAPQTSKGKSTKNKAGLAPYVFIAPAIILFLLFTGYPIVYSLVLSFTTNVEGVNTFSGFENYIRLFKDSLFYESLFNTFIILIFQVPIMIMLAVILANVLHSGIHRFKGVLRVAFFTPTVTSLVAAAVIFLLILNQDFGILNFILQSMGIDRIPWLNDPFWAKVSLIMVTIWRWTGYNMIIILAGLQVIPKDLYEAASIDGATPLRKFFSITLPQLKPVLLFAFVMSTIGTFQLFDEAFNLTDGGPINATTTVTMYLYENGFEYFDFGYASSIAYVVVLIIAVLSFIQFKLAGDD; from the coding sequence ATGAGTAACACTGTAACCCCTAAAACAAAAGCACCTCAAACGTCTAAAGGAAAATCCACCAAAAACAAAGCAGGCCTGGCCCCTTATGTATTTATAGCGCCTGCGATTATACTCTTTTTACTTTTTACTGGCTATCCCATTGTGTATTCTCTTGTTTTAAGTTTTACGACAAATGTAGAAGGTGTAAACACATTTTCTGGATTTGAAAACTACATTCGATTGTTTAAGGATAGTTTATTTTACGAATCATTGTTTAACACGTTTATCATTCTCATTTTCCAAGTTCCAATTATGATCATGCTGGCCGTGATATTAGCCAATGTTCTACATAGTGGGATCCACCGATTTAAAGGTGTGCTGCGTGTCGCATTCTTCACACCAACGGTCACATCCCTTGTAGCGGCTGCTGTGATCTTTCTATTAATCTTGAATCAAGACTTTGGAATTTTGAATTTCATCCTGCAATCCATGGGGATCGATCGCATCCCTTGGTTAAATGACCCATTCTGGGCAAAGGTCTCACTTATTATGGTCACCATTTGGAGATGGACAGGGTATAACATGATTATTATTCTTGCAGGACTTCAAGTTATTCCGAAAGACTTGTATGAAGCTGCAAGTATTGATGGAGCGACGCCTTTAAGGAAGTTCTTCTCTATTACTCTTCCTCAGCTAAAGCCTGTTCTCCTATTTGCCTTTGTTATGTCGACGATTGGTACATTCCAGTTATTTGATGAAGCCTTCAACTTAACCGATGGTGGGCCAATTAATGCAACGACTACGGTTACAATGTACTTGTATGAGAATGGATTTGAGTACTTTGACTTTGGGTACGCTTCATCCATTGCTTACGTGGTTGTACTGATTATAGCTGTATTATCCTTTATCCAATTTAAACTGGCAGGTGATGATTAA